A section of the Arcobacter roscoffensis genome encodes:
- a CDS encoding glycosyltransferase, translated as MNQISISYKTKNNLIEALLKQDNVSEVQNSGILKKLSFFNKEYSDVYFHSGTLDEKSKDEILHSKKVVVNSKSLKKEIIRSIPDLESSKLECIYPSVDINYEKPKLIKKKVCDTLDIDSKKRIILFTAKNFKNSGVKEFIETLFTLNEQNVLGLIAGDKRQINALKFQISKFNYSSKLLLVEDYENIDELFLASDIFFLPTYNNYFASNVLKAMYCKNVVFTTANNHASELIDVFSTMENPNDRSASFKIDAVLMEKEEMKKIKKDNRKLAKKFALDINLKRVNEIIDSLNKI; from the coding sequence ATGAATCAAATATCAATATCTTATAAAACTAAAAACAATCTAATAGAGGCTTTATTAAAGCAAGATAATGTTTCAGAAGTTCAAAATAGTGGAATTTTAAAAAAACTATCTTTTTTCAATAAAGAGTATTCAGATGTATATTTTCATTCTGGAACTTTAGATGAAAAAAGTAAAGATGAAATACTCCATTCTAAAAAAGTTGTTGTTAATTCAAAAAGTCTGAAAAAAGAAATTATTAGGTCAATACCTGATCTTGAGTCATCAAAGCTTGAGTGTATTTATCCAAGTGTAGACATAAACTATGAAAAACCTAAACTTATAAAGAAAAAGGTTTGTGATACCTTAGATATAGACTCAAAAAAAAGAATTATTTTATTTACTGCTAAAAACTTCAAGAATTCAGGTGTAAAAGAGTTTATTGAAACTTTATTTACATTAAATGAACAAAATGTTTTAGGGCTAATAGCAGGAGATAAAAGACAGATAAATGCTTTGAAGTTTCAAATATCAAAATTCAATTATTCATCAAAATTGCTTTTAGTAGAAGATTATGAAAATATTGATGAGCTTTTTTTAGCTTCTGATATATTTTTCTTACCTACATATAACAACTACTTTGCTTCAAATGTTTTAAAAGCCATGTATTGTAAAAATGTAGTATTTACAACAGCAAACAATCATGCTAGTGAGTTGATTGATGTTTTCTCTACTATGGAAAATCCAAATGATAGATCGGCATCTTTTAAAATAGATGCAGTTCTTATGGAAAAAGAGGAAATGAAAAAAATTAAAAAAGATAATAGAAAACTAGCCAAAAAGTTTGCATTGGATATTAATTTAAAAAGAGTAAATGAAATTATCGATAGTTTAAATAAGATTTAA
- a CDS encoding polysaccharide deacetylase family protein, producing the protein MTTYIIITVILFVSLSLRYNWWRKTHNLNKARILMYHSISEHKINEKHNKWRIKTKDFDKQMKWFYDNAWSSYTISELTSLSGIPEKSFVITFDDGFEDNYINAFPILKKYNFKATIYLVPLQNENHWEKDNTSYLSKLLDENQIKDMLSSNLIEFGSHTLSHKNLLRIEKLEDLEKEIFLSKQRVEELTKTECKAFAYPYGKFDDRIINIVKKAGYKNATVVKRGLFDKTDDVFAINRLGILGTESFIDFLLKIFKVRNKL; encoded by the coding sequence ATGACTACTTATATAATAATTACCGTAATACTTTTTGTAAGTTTATCTTTAAGATATAACTGGTGGAGAAAAACTCATAATTTAAATAAAGCTAGAATTTTGATGTACCATAGTATTAGTGAACATAAGATAAATGAAAAACATAATAAATGGAGAATTAAAACAAAAGATTTTGATAAACAAATGAAATGGTTTTATGATAATGCTTGGAGTTCCTATACTATTTCAGAGCTAACATCTTTAAGTGGTATTCCTGAAAAGTCTTTTGTAATTACTTTTGATGATGGCTTTGAAGATAATTATATTAATGCTTTTCCTATATTAAAAAAGTATAATTTTAAAGCAACTATTTATCTCGTACCTTTACAAAATGAAAATCATTGGGAAAAAGATAATACAAGTTATTTATCAAAGCTTTTAGATGAAAATCAAATAAAAGATATGTTATCTTCAAATTTAATAGAGTTTGGTTCTCACACTTTATCTCATAAAAATTTATTAAGAATTGAAAAGCTTGAAGATTTAGAAAAAGAAATCTTTCTTTCGAAACAAAGAGTCGAAGAGCTTACAAAAACTGAATGTAAAGCTTTTGCTTATCCTTATGGTAAATTTGATGATAGAATCATAAATATTGTGAAAAAAGCAGGCTATAAAAATGCTACTGTTGTAAAAAGAGGTTTGTTTGATAAAACAGATGATGTTTTTGCTATTAATAGATTAGGTATTTTAGGTACTGAAAGTTTTATTGATTTTCTTTTAAAAATTTTTAAAGTTAGGAATAAATTATGA
- the rpmB gene encoding 50S ribosomal protein L28 has translation MSRRCAISGKGPMVGNNVSHAKNRTKKRFLPNLRTVRVTLEDGTTKKIRISAKELRTLKKHS, from the coding sequence ATGTCAAGAAGATGTGCAATATCAGGAAAAGGACCTATGGTTGGAAACAACGTAAGTCACGCTAAAAACAGAACAAAAAAGAGATTTTTACCAAACTTAAGAACTGTTAGAGTTACTTTAGAAGATGGTACAACTAAAAAAATCAGAATCTCAGCTAAAGAGTTAAGAACTCTTAAAAAACACTCATAA
- a CDS encoding glycosyltransferase family 2 protein encodes MIKASVYIICKDEEKHIKRVLESVKDFDEIIVVDSGSTDKTLEIAKNYTNKIFHQEWLGFSKQKQYAKNLCSNKWVLNLDADEELTIELKKEIQDTISQDQIDGLDIKISSMYLGKFNNKKSKFNRRVRFFKKEKGNYEDKLVHESIKIDGKIKNASGFIYDYGIVDLSTHLLKINNYSSLRAKEKNNKNKKSSLIKLILVMPLAFIKSYILKRNFLNGRRGFISSTNNAYYAFLKESKLYELEEKR; translated from the coding sequence ATGATAAAAGCTTCTGTTTATATAATTTGCAAAGACGAAGAAAAACATATCAAAAGAGTTTTAGAAAGTGTAAAAGATTTTGATGAAATAATTGTTGTTGATAGTGGAAGTACAGATAAAACTTTAGAAATAGCAAAAAATTATACTAATAAAATTTTTCATCAAGAGTGGCTTGGATTCTCAAAACAAAAACAATATGCGAAAAATTTATGTTCAAATAAATGGGTTTTAAACCTTGACGCTGATGAGGAACTTACAATTGAATTAAAAAAAGAAATACAAGATACAATCAGTCAAGATCAAATTGATGGATTAGATATAAAAATTTCAAGTATGTATTTAGGAAAATTTAATAATAAGAAATCTAAATTTAATAGAAGAGTAAGATTTTTTAAAAAAGAAAAAGGTAATTATGAAGATAAATTAGTACATGAATCAATAAAAATTGATGGAAAAATAAAAAATGCTTCAGGTTTTATTTATGATTATGGAATAGTCGATTTATCTACACATCTTTTAAAGATTAATAATTATTCATCTTTAAGAGCAAAAGAGAAAAATAATAAAAACAAAAAATCTTCTTTAATCAAACTTATTTTAGTCATGCCTTTAGCTTTTATAAAATCTTATATATTAAAAAGAAACTTTTTAAATGGAAGAAGAGGTTTTATATCTTCTACTAATAATGCTTATTATGCATTTTTAAAAGAATCTAAGCTTTATGAATTAGAAGAAAAGAGATAA